In Alosa sapidissima isolate fAloSap1 chromosome 4, fAloSap1.pri, whole genome shotgun sequence, the following are encoded in one genomic region:
- the LOC121706988 gene encoding uncharacterized protein LOC121706988, translating into MKRHPEPQTCPNSNLVQWGERRQKKRKGLVPALSALLSRKDFSSSSSSSSSSSSSGPSNPETHSTGQQEARAHKVNSLPPKTKERECVCDCLCWDKALVKLKYWTPSLVMMRGVGLYLLLLLLPLCAWCQPRGFSRQGPQLEDKEEEPAAGDLMTVSILNRSGILASLLSSDFQHAVRQARASRPLPQLSKKAAQGSRFALSLDVPTSILSVLIDLAKNQDMRAKAASNAELLARIGKRK; encoded by the exons ATGAAGAGACATCCTGAGCCCCAAACATGTCCAAACTCTAACCTGGTGCAATGGGGTGAGAG GAGACAGAAGAAACGCAAGGGCCTTGTCCCTGCCTTATCTGCACTGCTCAGTCGGAAagatttctcctcctcctcctcctcctcctcctcctcctcctcttccggCCCCTCCAATCC agagacacacagcacTGGACAACAAGAGGCAAGAGCCCACAAGGTCAACAGTCTTCCTCCAAAAACCAAGGaacgtgaatgtgtgtgtgattgtttgtgttggGACAAAGCTCTAGTCAAGTTGAAATATTGG ACTCCTTCTCTGGTGATGATGCGTGGTGTGGGACTGtacctgctgttgctgctgctgcccttGTGTGCCTGGTGCCAGCCGCGCGGCTTCAGTCGTCAGGGTCCGCAGCTAGAGGACAAGGAGGAAGAACCAGCGGCCGGGGACCTGATGACTGTCAGCATCCTCAACCGGAGCGGGATCCTggcatctcttctctcctctgacTTCCAGCACGCAGTCAGGCAAGCCAGGGCTTCTCGGCCGCTCCCACAGCTCAGCAAGAAGGCAGCCCAGGGGTCACGTTTCGCCCTCTCCCTGGATGTGCCTACCAGCATCCTGAGTGTCCTGATAGACCTGGCCAAGAACCAGGATATGCGGGCGAAGGCGGCATCTAACGCAGAGCTGTTGGCACGTATTGGCAAGAGGAAATAA
- the cidec gene encoding cell death activator CIDE-3 isoform X1 → MRLETMTMEYAKRSLSLLTPTSLSRCVSASVAASASMTQQLLTGSTPCQRPFRVANADRTVKKGIMADSLRDLLDKVMDGLHVSCVSALVLDEDGTGVDTEDFFQTLRDNTVLVVLEKGQKWTPSDQATLVKAQHVSRSPGCRKDVAKLTFDLYKNHPKEFIGCLNVKATLYGVYTLSYNLRCYEAKRILKEALRWTLFTMQTTGHALLGTSYYMQALLDEEEDQEQQVLAQLKAPKKCHVPGYLWG, encoded by the exons ATGAGACTG gagACCATGACCATGGAATATGCCAAAAGGTCTCTTTCTCTGCTGACCCCGACCTCTCTATCCAG ATGCGTGTCTGCCAGTGTGGCCGCCAGCGCCTCCATGACCCAGCAGTTGCTGACGGGCTCGACTCCGTGCCAGAGGCCATTTCGAGTGGCCAACGCCGACCGCACCGTCAAGAAGGGCATCATGGCAGACAGTCTGCGCGACTTGCTGGACAAG GTGATGGATGGACTGCATGTGTCCTGCGTGAGCGCTTTGGTGCTTGATGAAGATGGCACAGGGGTGGACACAGAGGACTTCTTTCAGACGCTGAGGGACAACACTGTCCTTGTAGTCTTGGAGAAAGGACAGAAATGGACTCCTTCAGACCAG GCCACTTTAGTCAAGGCTCAGCATGTGAGCCGAAGCCCTGGCTGCAGAAAAGATGTGGCcaagttgacctttgacctgtacaAGAACCACCCTAAGGAATTCATTGGCTGCCTGAATGTGAAGGCAACGCTGTACGGAGTTTACACTTTGTCTTACAACCTTCGCTGCTATGAGGCTAAGAGGATACTGAA GGAGGCCTTGCGATGGACCTTGTTTACAATGCAAACCACTGGCCATGCCCTGCTGGGCACCTCCTACTACATGCAGGCCCttctggacgaggaggaggatcaGGAACAGCAGGTGCTGGCACAACTGAAGGCACCGAAGAAATGCCACGTGCCTGGCTATCTCTGGGGGTAG
- the cidec gene encoding cell death activator CIDE-3 isoform X2: protein MTMEYAKRSLSLLTPTSLSRCVSASVAASASMTQQLLTGSTPCQRPFRVANADRTVKKGIMADSLRDLLDKVMDGLHVSCVSALVLDEDGTGVDTEDFFQTLRDNTVLVVLEKGQKWTPSDQATLVKAQHVSRSPGCRKDVAKLTFDLYKNHPKEFIGCLNVKATLYGVYTLSYNLRCYEAKRILKEALRWTLFTMQTTGHALLGTSYYMQALLDEEEDQEQQVLAQLKAPKKCHVPGYLWG, encoded by the exons ATGACCATGGAATATGCCAAAAGGTCTCTTTCTCTGCTGACCCCGACCTCTCTATCCAG ATGCGTGTCTGCCAGTGTGGCCGCCAGCGCCTCCATGACCCAGCAGTTGCTGACGGGCTCGACTCCGTGCCAGAGGCCATTTCGAGTGGCCAACGCCGACCGCACCGTCAAGAAGGGCATCATGGCAGACAGTCTGCGCGACTTGCTGGACAAG GTGATGGATGGACTGCATGTGTCCTGCGTGAGCGCTTTGGTGCTTGATGAAGATGGCACAGGGGTGGACACAGAGGACTTCTTTCAGACGCTGAGGGACAACACTGTCCTTGTAGTCTTGGAGAAAGGACAGAAATGGACTCCTTCAGACCAG GCCACTTTAGTCAAGGCTCAGCATGTGAGCCGAAGCCCTGGCTGCAGAAAAGATGTGGCcaagttgacctttgacctgtacaAGAACCACCCTAAGGAATTCATTGGCTGCCTGAATGTGAAGGCAACGCTGTACGGAGTTTACACTTTGTCTTACAACCTTCGCTGCTATGAGGCTAAGAGGATACTGAA GGAGGCCTTGCGATGGACCTTGTTTACAATGCAAACCACTGGCCATGCCCTGCTGGGCACCTCCTACTACATGCAGGCCCttctggacgaggaggaggatcaGGAACAGCAGGTGCTGGCACAACTGAAGGCACCGAAGAAATGCCACGTGCCTGGCTATCTCTGGGGGTAG